The Gossypium hirsutum isolate 1008001.06 chromosome A03, Gossypium_hirsutum_v2.1, whole genome shotgun sequence genome contains the following window.
GCAACACATTTCCCCCTGAAAATAACGAAGACACCCAACACTATACAAATATGGCTTCAAACATCCCCTCTTCCTTATGGGTGAACTTTCACAAGCATTAAGTTTTATACAAACAAAATGATACAAATTTTTAACCCAAATTCAGATAATCATCATTAAAAAGAAACCTTCAACTCATTTGGCCTTCAAATCTGTATACTTCATCTGTAGGCTGTCGCCTCCTTTGTacaatgtatatgtatataatgcAAAGCAAATTTTCAGGTAAATAGATTAATTTGTAACTGAATGACCCTAAATTCATTCAGGTGTCAACGGTAAACAAAATACAGCGTCACAGCACAAACCTACCATAGCTCCATTAACCTGGCGATAAGGGGCTAAATCTTCAGAAGCAACCAAAGTTCCATAGAGTACCAGTGAACATCTCTACCTTAATGTTTGATGGGGACCAAAGCCATCATGCTAAAGCAGTTGCATCTAGTTTGTTCTATTGCTTACGAAGTCAATGTTTAAAAACACACACGCACAAATATATTCGAGGTCCAGCTATATTAATTGGAGTTTTGCAATAATATAACCCAACCTGTGGTCGCACAATAGTTTCCACTTTCCAGGGACTTGAGAATTTAGCAGGTTTAAGAGGCAAAAGAGCTCATACCTCACATCGGCCACTGGCCAGCCGCAACGTTTTGCCAATCTGGAATTCCAAAATGAGGTGTTAGCAATGAACTAGTAACCGAGAAATGACAAGTATATTCCATTGACATTCAGTATAACTAAGTATATAAAATGAAATGGCCACCTAGTATTCCATAGTGCATTCCTCTAACTTACCCAGCAGATGTGATATACAATATTAATATGTGTCCTACAACTTCAATACCATCTAAACAAATACCAACGGGCAAGCAACTCATCTaataatttcaatgtaaatgtCATATGGGAAATAGCTCAAAAGGTTTTTATCATGGAATGATGAAAACAATATTTCATGTGTTCTGATGGCATGCAGTTCAACCCGTCCCCACTACAAAAAATGTAGTTATTGCCCCTTGGATTTATTTCATGCATGTAAACATCATTGCTTCAACaatgaattgaagaaagaaattgaagttagCAATTGATGCTCAGTTAAAAAATCAGGATAATGTTGAAGTATTTCCAGATAGACGATCTCTGTATGCTTGTCATCACTAAAAGAATTCTAAGCTGTAcacatcaaaataaaaaggagaaagaaaagacaaGTAATGTCTAATCTGTGGGAATCCAAGAATAAAATATTGGATCTTAACTACCACCCTTTAAAGTATTGCCTTTGTGCCAATAATACAAGGATCTTGATGTCATCTTCAATGCCAATCAGTTTCCCAAGAGATGCATAGCCACAATACTTTCATTGATCTCATTTATAATAAAGAAACTAATTCAGCATCCAAAAAGCTTCTACCACATTCCGGTACCAGTTCTGATCAAATATGCAATAAGGCTTCAATTTGAGCAACTTTTGCTTTCCTCTTTGAGGGTCAATCAAGACTGCAAACCACAGAACCATGTTTTTTCTGTTCTATGGACACCTGGATCATGAACTGCAGATTGTATAACTCTTTCCAGCATCACTATAACTTAAGGCAGTGAACTCAAGCAGGGAGAGGCATTTATACATCTTGCAGAGAAGCAACCAATAAAGCATAACTAGTCAATCCTTAACAACATCATAGATTCATGGTTGGCTTCATTGCCATGTGCCTCTCAATCAATTTGTCTACAAAGGGACGAATCTGCATGTTAAAAGCATCCAAATTAAGTTTAGTTACAAAACCAAATCATATACTACCATTAAGTATCCATTTTCACAAAGGAATATAACACATCTGTAAGAATGATGCATCAAGGTTAGCTATCTAATAAAACAAGCAGTTGTCCTCTTCATAGTAAAAGGGAAAGCAAGAACTAATCAGTTTAGCAATGAAAGTCTGCTAAAATGATTGTGAAGAAGAAAACTATAATAATAAGAATCATAAATAAAAGTTAATGTACAAATGAAGCCTAACAAAAGCAATAAATCCCTGGCTTTAACATCTCAACAGCAATTACAAAGCCAGTAGTCTGTGTCAGAGAATATTTAAAATTGGGgataaaaaaaggaagaaagaaaaaccaaCAGGTCTATAGGTAGCCAGGGTAAATAATATAAGCTAATACAGGACATTTAAAATGCATATGCATACCTTGTTTTTGCGCTTGAAATCAAGAAATTCAAAAACAGCCATGTTTTTCTCTGCATCTGTTGCCTGCTCCATTACCTGGTACAAGAACAAAAGCCTAAGACCAGACTGGAAATAGAGGCAGCAAAAAAATTGAGAGCTAATgcgtgaaagaaaagaaaaacctttgtTGCAGTTTTTTTCATTATCGATTTGTATCCCTCCTTATCAATTTTTCTTGCCTTATAAAGGGGCATTAGCAATGATGCAACATAATCAACGACAGCCTGTTTAATACGATCAGCTCCACAGGGATGATTTTCAAATCGCTCCTTGTTTACAGAAACTTGGGAGACGGAGCTCTCATTTGCTCGTCCATCATTCTTCCAGGTTGGTTGCCTTGAactcgtatttgaatcttcctcATCCTTGAAATTTGTAGGATGGAAGAAATCTGGATCAGCAGCAGCTGCTTGAGACTGCCATCTCTCAATGGCATGATAATCCTTGATCCCCCCATTACCAGCAGTATCAATCCATGCTTTCGTGAAGATACTGCTATCCACAGCCAAACTTTCTCCAGAATGTTCTCTGAGCTTCAAGTGGCTCCTCTGAGACAGGTTATCTACTGACATTCCGGAATTGTCAAGGTTAACACAAGCAGCAGAGAAATCAACAGACCAGTCCCTGACTCTGCAGTTCCTAGAGTCAATTTCTGATATACAATCTTGTCTTCCAAAAACACTACCAGGCCATTTCCCTTCATCCATTTGTGCGTATTGCTCCCTTCTGGCAAATTTGTGAAAAGAAGGAATCTTAGGAAGCTGCAGTAATTTGTTGCAATTGGCTTCTGTGGATGCAAGTGCCTGCGAAGAACAATAGTTACTCTTTTTGAACACAAGTCCATGATCACAGcagaaaagaaagaaggaaatatttttttattgaagatGAAAAACAAAATGTACATGACTAATATGATTACTGCAATGTTAGGCAACTCTTTGCATTTTTAAATTAATGTCAAATACTATCATAAGTTATCCCAAATTCGACCAGTCAATCAACTTGATCAAAAGCAAAAAAGAGGCATTCATTCAATTCTTTCACAATACAAAGCCTTAATGATTGTACGAGAAGGCTGATGCTGAAAGAGTTAACACCAAAACAGGGTACAAGCTCTATAAATCTTTTGGTGTTTAAAGGAAACAAGATAAAGCCAAACATCCAAAAGCACAGAAAGGACAATGCATCCATATTAATATGCCACCGTTGAAAGGGTAAAAGAAAGACATACCTCTGCAGCTGCTTTTGCTGCAGCTCGGGCAGCTGCTTCAGCAGCAAAGGCAGCCTGCTCTTCCTCTGACATTCCTTGGTCGACAGCTTCCACCTCAATATCAAGTGATTTGCCATTCTCCTTTATGTTTAAAGGATACTGCTTTCCAGCAGAAAATGGATCCTGCAAGCTTTCTTTACTCTCAAAAGCACCATGCTGTGAGTGCAGAGGTGGCTTTCCTGAAGCTGGATCTTTAAGGGATTTTCTCTTTGAAGAAACTTTTGCCTTACGGAAGACTTCAAGCCAAACATTAACCAGCTGGCTTGCTATAGCACGTATATCACGACTTGTATGCACACAAATTTTTTCCTTCACAGTTTTCCCTATGCCTGAAagaagttaataataataatgttattgTAGCTACTTTTGATCTTCATATACTACTACATGGAAAAGCCATCATAAAATTAATGTACAAACAAAAACTTCACACATACCATGCAAGTACATTAtgaaaaaaatacttacataGCACAATATAAACAAATACCTGATGAACGAACTGCAAGTAGATCAGTTGAGACAAGCACAAGAAGACGAACACAATGGCGCAACAGTTGCGTCCCATCTTTCCCCATTGAATCCTATAAATTTCAATGTGAACACAATAAATATCAGAGTCATTATTTAATGCCATTAAATACATGCATTAGTAGAACGAAGCCACATATTAGGAATCAAGGACGGATAATAAATAGTTAAAAGCAATAATACCAGCATCCATGAGTTGAGTGTGCTAAGCCCTTCCTTTGTCCCAGCAAAGGATTTCAAGGATTCAACTGGGAGACCTAACAACTTCTTGGCTAGATGCAATCGTCCTGCAGTGGTTTTCACATTAAAGAACATGTCCCGCAGTAAAGCTTCCCTGCTTAAAACCCGAGCACGATCCAAAGAGTTTTTGTACAAGACATTAGAAAGTTCAACTGCTTCAAGTCTCTTAATTATGTCCCTAACTTCATCCCTTCCTGATTCTGAATGTCTCTGGGCAGCCTCCATTGCCTCTACTTCGGCTGTATAATCATTTCCAGTGGTAAATATGTCAATTAATCGCACAGCCTCCCGAAGCCCACTCAACATTGCACCACCAACTGTGTCAGGATGCTCCTTGCAGGTAGCTTCTCCAGCAAAAAACAAGCAGTTCTCAACAGGCCTGGCCAACATATCATAGTCTTCTCCAGATGCTCCTATGGCAACATAGGAGTAAGCGCCATAACTGAAAGGATCCCTTCCCCAATCAGTAACAACTGAGGCAACAGGATCAGGAACTGAAGCCTCTCCAAAAAGTTTACGGAGAATAATTACAGCATGGTTTACATGATCTGATGCGCTCATATTTTGACCATCAATAGCTGCCTTACCAGCCACTAAGGCTATAAGAACAGGAGCCCCAACAGTTTTTCGGACATTCCAAAACATAAAACAATGGCCTCTACTATCTGTTTCCTCAGCAGTCACTCCAAAGTAATCCACAGTATCATCCCAAAAAACTTCTGGGAATTCCAAGACGACTTTATTAAGTACTCCAAAACCAAGCTGCTGTATGGAAGAATGTTTCCATTGGGGCAACAGAGGAGAAAACTTTATGGCTCCTGCTTTCAAGCAACCAAGTGGCACAGTGATAAGCACAGCATCTCCTGAAAACTCACTGCCATTTGATGTGGAAACTTTGACCTGCCTATGATGACTATTATCAACCCCCGGGCCCTTTGGGCTGTATGAAATATTTGTGACTACGTGGTTCAAGTGGATCAGAAGCCCTTCTCCAAGAGACTCAACCACCGTACTGTAACCCCCTTTAATCATACAATGGGCTCCTCCAAAGCCGCCATAAACATCATCCTGATTCCAGTTGGGAAGAGAAACTTCCTTAAGCGAAGCAGCACAGCCATACTCCAAGTGAGCATAGTGCCAATTCATGACCCTTCTCTCAAGAGGACTCAAAATCTCCTCTTCAGAACGTTTTTTTCCAGGAAATCCAAAGATATTGCTTTCTTTTGAGTCATAGAAAGCATCCACTGAAGAATGTGATTCTGTTTCTTCAATATCTACTCCTATTTCTTCCATCCGATGCCTTTTTAGGGCATATTCTAAACCATCCTCAAGAGAAATTGTCATTGCTTTTTTACCTTTTTGAGCAAAAAGAAACACCATATCGTCAAGAAGACTATTGTATTCAGCTTCCAGAGCATCATCCAGATCAGCAGGAACCTTTTGACCAGATACAATGTCATAAAGAGGACAGGAACTATTCAACACAGTTAACTCTAGCCCCAACTGTGCACAAATCAATGAGGATGGATCTGGTCTTCTATTAGTTGACACATCAGCCTCAACTCCAGTAATAATGCTAGCCCCAAGATCCACAGGTACTGAAAGAGAGGAGCAATCAGTATAAACACGACCTCCTATCCTATCCCTAGCCTCAAGTACAACTACAGAAAATCCCTGACGTTTCAAGTGGCGTGCAGCAGTCAATCCAGCAGGACCAGCTCCAATAACTATGATGTTCTTTCTGACCTCTGAATCATTCAGCAGCTGATGATTCCCGTCAGGTTTATCATAAGTTGCAGATTGAACATACTGTGAGTCATTCCTTTCTTCTGGAGTTACTACAGGGGCTACTCCAACATCAATTGCATCACAAGATAGATCAGTACTTGAAACCTGCGAACTAATCAATCCAGTGTTTAATTTTGCACTAACGCTGCTATTTTGCTGGCATATATAAGGTAATTTTGGTGTGATCGAATCAACCAATACTTCAGCTATTGCTATTGTGGCTTCAGATGCCTGGTTTTCATCAACAACTCTAACACCAGTCTTTGCATCCATAGAAGCTTTAGAATTCTTGACCTGACCCAGGATAAAGGCAACTCCATCCTCTGAATCAGCAACAGAGGCAACAGAATTACCATCACTTCTTCTTCCCTCAAGAAGTTTGTAGTTGTCCTTAACACTAAGCTCAGCCTTCTCTTTCTTTGAAGAAATTCCAAAGTTTATGTAACCCTGCAAAGAGAGGTTATCCAAACTTCAACATAAAATCCGAAGGTACTAAAATATGATCCAAAAAAATATCCATCAACTAACACCTAGATAAATTTTCACTCATTTCAGAGCAAACACTTACACCCTGATCAAGAAATGCATATATCTTCCTAATTAGAGAAGCTCGGGATGGTTCACCCTCTGAAGGAGTGTCACTAACACCACAGTCAACAAGAGGCAAAATGCGGTTAACATCTTTGCTCCAAAGACCTAAAATATGATTCCTGCAGCACCAAGGAATTAAATTCCATTGaagaaaacataatttataaaatagaaaattcaaaggCAGCACATTGGAAATTAGCAATCATATCAACTCCTATCAAAGGAAGTGACTAAGTACAAATCCTTAAATTTTATGAATGACTCTAGATGCCAAACCACAGatcataaaagtaaaaattacTACAAAAGATGCTACCTGGCAAGCTGGCACCCAAGGTCTCAGTGTAATTAATAGCTATAGTTTATCGTTTAAAACAAAAACAGAATAAGAACATAAAAAGGAACCAATACTTATAAACATTCATAACAATTATAAACAGCAAATAAAACTATATACATATTCACAAACCTGCATTCCAAGTATTCCTGTAGCCCACCTCTACACTTCAACACCTCCTTAAATTTGATCTTCTCAACTGGCCCCACAGCACGAGCTTTCAGTCCAGATGATACTGCTGCCTCATCAAACTTCTCTCTTGCTCTAAAGGAATGATCACTGTCTACAAACTGTTGATTTCCAAAAAAACCTTGCTCGGTTAGCAAATTTTCCCAATCAGCATCCCCTTCATAAGCCATATCTCCGTGTCTACGCTTTTTAATATTGCGCCCACCTCGCTGGACAGCTGATGACTTGCTGTTTCTTATTTCTGAACTAGGGAGAGAGACTGCATCTTCATGGAAACTTTCATTTTCATCAGGTGTTGAAATGGGAGAGTCAACATTGGCCTCTTTGCTGATGAAAACAGTATCATGGCTGGGACCACAAGCACCATGGCTTGCGTCTTCAGAAGGTTGATCCAGAGCAGAGTTGCACCTCTGAATGGAGGCAACAAGTTCATTGGGATGAATGGAAGTTTCTAAAGAGTATTCCTCAGCGCAAGAATTTGGAACATCAGTGCAAGTTTCTTCCATATTCAGTGAATCAACAACAGACAGTGACAGattatgtttattttgttgtGAACTTTCACTTCCTGGTCTACTCCTCTGGTCAATTGCTGAGAAATTGTCCCTGAGCTCAATGTTGGAATGACAATATCTTTCCTTGTCACAAAATTTAGATGACCTACATGGATGCTCTGTAGGATCCTTTTGAACAGTTACGTCACCTGGTTCCAAAATGCTTTCTTGTTGACACAAACTATGGTCAAATCCTTGATTCTCAGCTGTGTTGCATTCTTTGGAGGATGAATGTGAGAAGCTTGAGCTAGAAACTGAATGAGAACTATCACCATAATTTCTGCTAGGATTCTTTGAATCAGAAGCATGATGAGCAGCCTCGCAATTATGTTTCAAACTCAAAATTGCGCAAGATTTCCCTACTGAACCAGATTGTGCCTTGTGAGAACACTGATACGAACCTTCCCCAGGCAACAAACCTCCCTCATTCTGATCTTCCTCAAGTTTAGCTCCAGATTCATCATCAACCTCACTAGGCGTGGCTTTTGAATCTGACTTGGTTCTCCTTACTTTCCCTGTACGCTTTTTTCCAACAACTTTATCATTAGCCACATCAGACCTGTCTTCACCAATATCCTGACCTTTCACATCAGTGTTCGACACAGATTTCCCATCCAAAATTCCACCACCCTCCACAGACTTATTCAAAGAATAACTCCTTACCCTCATTGCTCCTGGATCAATATCTTTTTTAGGATCCTTTAACTTCTTTCTGAAGCTGGCCAATGTATCATTCATTCCCCCAAAATCCTCCTCATCTTTATCCACAGTTTTACCTGCTTTAACTTCAACCTTCTGGCACTTCCCGGCACTGCCTTCCAATCCAGCCTTATCCTTTTTAGGATTCTTAGGTTTCCTTAACTTCAACAAAGACAAAATGGGCTCATCATCATCTGAATCAACACCAACCTCCGCCGCTGTGACCTTTAATCTTTTCTTAGAGCCCCCACCACCATCCATTTTCTAGTCCCTAACTTTCAAAGGAATTCTGTAATGAAACCTTTCCTAACCCTAGCTCAACATTATTCCCAAATCAAATTGCAAACGGTGGACCTGCCTTCAAGTTTGAACCATCATCACTTTCCATCTCTCTACAACCAAAAACGCAAAGCTCATAATTTCGAATCCTTCATATAAGCAACTAAAGCCATAAGCCAAAAGTTCTAAGCCTCAACCAATCCTGAAATGTTCACAAAAATTCTACTTACAGCTAAATATGGATAGAGTTTCTTCCGATTAAAGAATTTTCACAAATTATCGTCAATGCCTAGGTCCTACTCTCCCTCTACTGCACGTAACCCAATGGGGAAATAAGATTTCGAaaagaataaatgaaaaagaaataacaaaaatcTAGGGTTtccaaaataactaaaaatacctcaagaAATAGGTAGAGATAGAGAGATTGGAAAATAAAACAGACCTACCAGAGGGACGACGAGCAGTGCAAACGGTGGCGTTAATGGAATTTGTCGAGGAGAGTGAGAGGCGCACGTTAGCGGTCGTTGTTGTAATTCCCCCTATACATTACGCCCGCAACCACTGGTGTAGTGCCAAAAAGAATTTATTACTAatcaaagttttgaaaattttaatagattCTTTCAATAAATATTATAGTAATATGAATAATAATTTCCCTAATTATTTCTCACGGCATATTTAGTTGAAAGGACGAAATAAGGTTATAATAGAATTGAGATATGAAATAGAAttgtaattagtaatttaattgtttagttcaataaaataaaatagagttgtaatagtattttaactaaataaaatagattttgtaataatataaaaagatttAAATGATCAGagtactattaaaatatttttgtagttagatgattattgttattattattaaattttaaaaaaatttattaaatataatttaataaaaataaataatttaattatattttaactagACCTCCCGACCCAAAGCCCCGCTCGAAATGTGgtagggtttggacaaaaatataggcccgaaaaattggcttggataaaaaaataaggCTTGTTTAAAAAAGGACTGGGCCTCGGGTAATATTTTTTTTGCTCGGGCCCGACCCGAATtcactaaaagacaaaaaaatatgtttttttttttattttttgaatgttattttcttgttgttttctccatattttgctaccattttactattatgttgttactattttattgtttttgtttgaatatcgtataaaacttattttattgttaattttgttattattttaaagatatttgttaattttgttattattttagagacatttgcttgttaagttgtatttATCTTAGTCTTATTTaattctacatattttttaaaatttatttttaatttgttgggaaataattattttgatatttttagttttttttgtattatatatatttaaaatttatataaaaataatataaaaaattaatattgtcgGGTCGGCTCGGGCCCgagttttatcatttttatctgagtcgagcttgggcaaaattttaagcctattttttgGGTTAGGCCAAGCCCGGGCCTagtaaatgggcctaaatttttagttaagCTCGGCCCAAACCCAACCAGGCCTATGAGCACAtctaattttaacataattattattaaatataatttaataaaataatatataatttaatcatgtttcaatatatttatttatatcaatatttatttttatcaaacttcATAGTTACTGacgtattaaattatattaaaacatgattATTTGTAACAAAttttctctcccttttttttttcccattttcttcTCCCTCTACCTTTACCTCATGAGTCCCCTTCTACAATTTTCCAAAAACCTGCAACTTGCCACCATTAAGCATTGTTTCCCACTGTCACCGGCTCACTATTTATCAAATGTTGGCCCAAAACTCACCGTCATTTTCCATTTTTTGATatgttatttttctttctattatCTTCCTTTCCCCTAAGGTTTCAAGTTTTAAAGTTCACtgaaaatactcaaattcataatcatattttttggccaaacaaacataaatcGTTAAGGAGAAAAACGAACTTTGTAGGAAAAGAAAGAACATAAATGGAAGCGAGATCACAAGCTTTGTTGGTCATCATTTGTTGGTCATCAATTTAAATTCCATCAACTTGTGAATAAGGAATTCAAGCCTTGATATAGCCAATCTCTAGACAGGTTTGTTCGGATTTGTCTTTGTAAACTAAATCCAAGCTCTTATATCCTCtcttttttaaagttattttcttttattattttttctttttaatttgcgAGTTATGTTGCTACAAGATGTGTTGAGTTGGGTAAAACgggaatattttttttttgttgcattCCTAGAAACACCGAATAGTCATTTGGAGGGTGATGCCCTGAATGGCTATTCAGCATTTTTATTGAAGTGGGTTGTAATCACCTATTCGTCTCAATGATATTATCTACAACTAAACTACTGAATGGAGAGATCGCGTCGAATATGGCTTGAATGACATTGCCATTCATATGAACCAAATATACTGTTAGATTCTAATTaggattttatttaattaaaaatattgaaataaagagtaattttttcaaaacaatTAGTAGAAAGTGGAAACCTGTTTCcaatatttttaccgatttttAGAATTTCttcaaacttaattaaaaattttcaaataaaaaattagaaaagttataataaaaaaaaacaaatcataaTTAGAAAGAAACACTAAATGCATATTCTTTTCTCCCTGTAAATACTACGACAAATTTATAAATTAGTACAtcgcaaaaagaagaaaaaaaattaaaagaatcttTGTACCCACCACAAAACAATAAACATCTGACAATAAAAAAACTTCAAGAGGaggtgaattggtattttaaaagtttgaagtaaataaaaagaGGCATCTTGTATAACActagaaaaattatattatcacATTTGACTCACTAAGCATCTTCCTAGgaatataatgataatttatgaaattacccttatatcatgtctttaatttttataataaactttattcttaacaaatatttagattaaatattaataatagaatttaattgataatttctatattatttttttaatttataattttaattgtttcaaaattgttttacatatatttctaaatataataatgcacatataaaatcatatatatatttaacttgttttggaataaatttaaaaaatcatgcATAAAAAATACTCGCGAAAAATCTGTTGGAGTAGTAGAGAAAAACAAGTAGTAGGAAAAGAGAAGGAGCTAAtagcttttttttatttacgCTTATTAATAGACTATGTAACACCCTACCCCCGACCAGATTGTCAGATCCGAGATGTGAAATGCCACATTCATTATCGAAGCAACTATGATTGTATTTTAATATCAAATAGACAAGTCATACAAGTAATCAAGTTTCTAATCTTAATAAAAACACATTATTTATTCAAATCTGAGTTATcagtgagcttatgaaagctcttatAAAACATCGGTAACAAATGaaggactaaaatataacatttaccaATTCAGGGATTAAGTCACGACATTGAAGGATGAATGTCGTCACATTGAGGGCGGAAGCATGATGTCGCAACTTCAACTGAGGTAAGTTGCGACCTTGAAAACAAGAATTTGACGTCACAACTTCAATAGAGAAACATCGTGACCTTGAGGACATGAGGCTCAATGTCGCGATCTCAGCAAGGGAGAGTCGTGACTACAAGAATAGAGGCTCGATTCACGACACTATCAAGCACTAATACTAAATGGTCAAAATGACCCAAAAACTCATCACATAGCATTTTAGGCATTAATTCAAATGTCAATTCATCATTCTCAACATATCAATCCCTTATAAGTGTATGATCTCAAGTACATACCTATTCGTTCTAAAGTCTAGCATCACAATAATTCACTTGGCATACAAGTaagtttttaaattcaaatcataGTATCACATAACTTGGATAAGAAAGCATATCATTATACAATTAGATTAACACTCATGTGATCATACTTAAGTATAACATTTCTAAACATAAATACCAAAATAACAACTCAAACTAAAGACCAACTCAACATAGGTACATGTCACTTGCTATTAACATATTGAAACTGTACAAACttgctatgtaacaccccgaacccgagaccgacaccggagtcggacacgagatgtttacaaactttgaaaaatttttccagacactgcccagtctgagtactagtcgcttcaaaaatcatatcttgagtttcacaactcgaaaatcagttttgtgatttttccctgaaactagactcatgtccccacctatgtatttttctctagaatttttggtcgggccaattagtacattttattagtcaaagtctcccatgttacaggggtcgactacactgaccttttcccattacgacttggatatctctctgcacagagcttcaatactgatgccgtttgtttctatggaaactagactcagagaggaatccatacatatatagtatgactcctaattatctctggtcaatttatagtgaatttccaaagtcggaacagggaatccagaaactgtcctgg
Protein-coding sequences here:
- the LOC107887278 gene encoding lysine-specific histone demethylase 1 homolog 3; this translates as MDGGGGSKKRLKVTAAEVGVDSDDDEPILSLLKLRKPKNPKKDKAGLEGSAGKCQKVEVKAGKTVDKDEEDFGGMNDTLASFRKKLKDPKKDIDPGAMRVRSYSLNKSVEGGGILDGKSVSNTDVKGQDIGEDRSDVANDKVVGKKRTGKVRRTKSDSKATPSEVDDESGAKLEEDQNEGGLLPGEGSYQCSHKAQSGSVGKSCAILSLKHNCEAAHHASDSKNPSRNYGDSSHSVSSSSFSHSSSKECNTAENQGFDHSLCQQESILEPGDVTVQKDPTEHPCRSSKFCDKERYCHSNIELRDNFSAIDQRSRPGSESSQQNKHNLSLSVVDSLNMEETCTDVPNSCAEEYSLETSIHPNELVASIQRCNSALDQPSEDASHGACGPSHDTVFISKEANVDSPISTPDENESFHEDAVSLPSSEIRNSKSSAVQRGGRNIKKRRHGDMAYEGDADWENLLTEQGFFGNQQFVDSDHSFRAREKFDEAAVSSGLKARAVGPVEKIKFKEVLKCRGGLQEYLECRNHILGLWSKDVNRILPLVDCGVSDTPSEGEPSRASLIRKIYAFLDQGGYINFGISSKKEKAELSVKDNYKLLEGRRSDGNSVASVADSEDGVAFILGQVKNSKASMDAKTGVRVVDENQASEATIAIAEVLVDSITPKLPYICQQNSSVSAKLNTGLISSQVSSTDLSCDAIDVGVAPVVTPEERNDSQYVQSATYDKPDGNHQLLNDSEVRKNIIVIGAGPAGLTAARHLKRQGFSVVVLEARDRIGGRVYTDCSSLSVPVDLGASIITGVEADVSTNRRPDPSSLICAQLGLELTVLNSSCPLYDIVSGQKVPADLDDALEAEYNSLLDDMVFLFAQKGKKAMTISLEDGLEYALKRHRMEEIGVDIEETESHSSVDAFYDSKESNIFGFPGKKRSEEEILSPLERRVMNWHYAHLEYGCAASLKEVSLPNWNQDDVYGGFGGAHCMIKGGYSTVVESLGEGLLIHLNHVVTNISYSPKGPGVDNSHHRQVKVSTSNGSEFSGDAVLITVPLGCLKAGAIKFSPLLPQWKHSSIQQLGFGVLNKVVLEFPEVFWDDTVDYFGVTAEETDSRGHCFMFWNVRKTVGAPVLIALVAGKAAIDGQNMSASDHVNHAVIILRKLFGEASVPDPVASVVTDWGRDPFSYGAYSYVAIGASGEDYDMLARPVENCLFFAGEATCKEHPDTVGGAMLSGLREAVRLIDIFTTGNDYTAEVEAMEAAQRHSESGRDEVRDIIKRLEAVELSNVLYKNSLDRARVLSREALLRDMFFNVKTTAGRLHLAKKLLGLPVESLKSFAGTKEGLSTLNSWMLDSMGKDGTQLLRHCVRLLVLVSTDLLAVRSSGIGKTVKEKICVHTSRDIRAIASQLVNVWLEVFRKAKVSSKRKSLKDPASGKPPLHSQHGAFESKESLQDPFSAGKQYPLNIKENGKSLDIEVEAVDQGMSEEEQAAFAAEAAARAAAKAAAEALASTEANCNKLLQLPKIPSFHKFARREQYAQMDEGKWPGSVFGRQDCISEIDSRNCRVRDWSVDFSAACVNLDNSGMSVDNLSQRSHLKLREHSGESLAVDSSIFTKAWIDTAGNGGIKDYHAIERWQSQAAAADPDFFHPTNFKDEEDSNTSSRQPTWKNDGRANESSVSQVSVNKERFENHPCGADRIKQAVVDYVASLLMPLYKARKIDKEGYKSIMKKTATKVMEQATDAEKNMAVFEFLDFKRKNKIRPFVDKLIERHMAMKPTMNL